The following coding sequences are from one Elusimicrobium minutum Pei191 window:
- the trpS gene encoding tryptophan--tRNA ligase, translating into MSKEENNIIVSGMRPTGRLHLGNYHGALKNWVDLQDKYKCYFFVADLHALTTAYDRTENIANNSYEMVIDWLTAGLDSKKCTLFIQSHIPQVSELNLLLGMITPVGWLLRNPSYKEQLTEIFKKKYAGQEANIKIERAEQREGGVVQLSQKVTLAGGLSELTEQELNELAVYGFLGYPVLMATDILIHKASMVPVGQDQVAHLEIARDIVRRFKDIYHSDILVEPKPLLTKVSRVPGLDGRKMSKSYNNTIELGEDVDAVRKKVMTMFTDPNKKRANDPGNPDGCVVFSFHKIYNPDYEKRCAECKAGALGCVQCKKDLFAFMEPEVKEFNEKRKIFSSDRAEIEKLLQGEAKEAMRSAQVTLDEVRKTMRLA; encoded by the coding sequence ATGAGTAAAGAAGAAAATAATATTATAGTCTCGGGCATGCGCCCCACTGGAAGATTGCATTTGGGTAACTATCACGGCGCTTTAAAAAACTGGGTGGATTTACAAGATAAATATAAATGTTATTTTTTTGTGGCCGATTTGCACGCTTTAACAACCGCGTATGACAGAACGGAAAACATAGCAAACAACAGTTATGAAATGGTTATTGACTGGCTGACTGCGGGGCTTGATTCTAAAAAATGTACTCTTTTTATACAATCGCACATACCGCAGGTAAGCGAACTTAATTTGCTTTTGGGCATGATTACGCCTGTAGGTTGGCTTTTAAGAAATCCTTCCTACAAAGAACAATTAACGGAAATTTTTAAGAAAAAATATGCCGGGCAGGAAGCTAACATTAAAATAGAACGCGCCGAACAGCGTGAGGGGGGCGTTGTACAGCTTTCCCAAAAAGTTACTTTAGCGGGCGGGCTTAGCGAGCTTACCGAGCAGGAGCTTAATGAGCTTGCCGTGTACGGGTTTTTAGGGTATCCTGTTTTAATGGCTACGGATATTTTAATTCACAAAGCGTCTATGGTTCCGGTAGGACAGGATCAGGTTGCCCATTTGGAAATAGCGCGTGACATAGTGCGCAGATTTAAAGATATTTACCACTCGGATATTTTAGTAGAGCCCAAACCTTTGCTTACAAAGGTATCAAGAGTACCTGGTTTGGACGGGCGCAAAATGTCCAAATCTTACAATAACACAATAGAGCTTGGCGAAGATGTTGACGCGGTAAGAAAGAAAGTTATGACCATGTTTACCGACCCGAACAAGAAAAGAGCCAACGACCCTGGGAATCCCGACGGCTGCGTAGTATTTTCTTTCCACAAAATTTATAACCCGGATTATGAAAAACGCTGCGCCGAATGTAAAGCCGGCGCTTTAGGATGCGTGCAGTGTAAAAAGGACTTGTTTGCTTTTATGGAACCTGAGGTAAAAGAATTTAACGAAAAACGCAAAATATTTTCAAGCGACAGGGCTGAAATTGAAAAACTTTTACAAGGCGAAGCTAAAGAAGCTATGCGCTCAGCCCAGGTCACTTTAGACGAAGTCAGAAAAACAATGAGGCTTGCATAA
- a CDS encoding segregation and condensation protein A — MINETSINVHIDVFEGPLDLLLHLIKKDNLDIYDINISDITKQYLEYLEIMKSLNLEVAGEFLVMASTLMQIKAKQLLPSQAPTTEEDGPNPTQDLINKIVEYQKFKEASKYLDGRFEEFKDNFYKSAPIFDSGERVLNLQMFDLLAAVKRAFDRLDEKQHVELLKMEEFPIEKKMDKIAELLSGRSWVLLDDIFTGETKKRGVITCFLALLELMKIRKIMARQDERNGEIRIYLNPENKDMDYKELFNKQENEDGQPNEQ; from the coding sequence ATGATAAACGAAACCTCAATAAATGTTCATATAGACGTTTTTGAAGGCCCCCTTGACTTGCTTTTGCATTTAATCAAGAAGGACAACCTTGATATTTATGACATTAATATTTCCGATATAACCAAACAGTATTTAGAGTATCTTGAGATTATGAAGAGTTTAAACCTTGAGGTAGCGGGTGAGTTTTTGGTTATGGCCAGCACGCTTATGCAGATAAAGGCAAAACAGCTTTTGCCTTCTCAGGCGCCCACTACGGAAGAGGACGGCCCCAACCCCACGCAGGATCTTATTAATAAAATTGTCGAGTATCAAAAATTTAAAGAAGCCAGCAAATATCTTGATGGTAGGTTTGAGGAGTTTAAGGATAATTTTTATAAATCCGCGCCTATTTTTGACTCGGGCGAAAGGGTGCTTAACCTTCAAATGTTTGATTTGCTTGCCGCGGTTAAAAGAGCTTTTGACAGGCTAGATGAAAAGCAGCATGTTGAGTTGTTAAAGATGGAAGAGTTTCCCATTGAAAAGAAAATGGACAAAATTGCCGAACTTCTTTCCGGCAGGTCGTGGGTGCTTTTGGACGATATTTTTACCGGTGAAACTAAAAAACGCGGCGTTATAACTTGTTTCCTTGCACTTTTAGAACTTATGAAAATAAGAAAAATCATGGCCAGGCAGGACGAACGCAACGGCGAAATCAGAATTTACTTAAATCCCGAAAATAAAGATATGGATTACAAAGAACTATTTAACAAGCAGGAGAATGAAGATGGACAACCAAACGAACAATAA
- the scpB gene encoding SMC-Scp complex subunit ScpB, which yields MDNQTNNNAEVLEEIENEDMLKSEDAKKIIENLLFITDRPLTVKRITEVVEGVNAADVMEIITGLQKEYSETGRAIQILDIAGGFQMSTKPEYGRWVRKLYNEKMTAKLSNAALETLAIIAYKQPVTRAEVEAIRGVDIAGPLEKLLERGLVKILGKRDTIGKPMVYGTTDEFLRLFGLNKVSDLPDMDIFAAKTAPVTEEADLPFENGGAILPLEEDGEEIEVFVRETFEEESCTPVKNEEPSEFAAQQYAQESEVKEAEDFSDDEEIKDTDEDITDTDEK from the coding sequence ATGGACAACCAAACGAACAATAACGCTGAAGTTTTGGAAGAAATAGAAAACGAGGACATGCTTAAAAGCGAGGACGCTAAGAAAATTATAGAAAACCTGCTTTTTATTACCGACCGTCCTTTAACGGTTAAACGTATTACCGAGGTTGTTGAAGGCGTTAACGCGGCCGACGTTATGGAAATTATTACCGGCCTTCAAAAAGAATATTCGGAAACGGGCCGCGCCATACAAATTTTAGATATAGCGGGCGGTTTTCAAATGTCCACAAAACCCGAATACGGCAGATGGGTAAGAAAACTGTATAATGAAAAGATGACGGCCAAGCTTTCTAACGCCGCTTTGGAAACGCTGGCGATTATAGCCTATAAACAGCCTGTTACAAGAGCGGAAGTTGAAGCTATAAGAGGCGTTGATATCGCGGGCCCTTTGGAAAAACTTTTGGAAAGAGGTCTTGTAAAAATTTTGGGTAAACGCGATACTATAGGCAAACCTATGGTTTACGGAACCACAGATGAATTTTTAAGGTTATTCGGGCTTAACAAAGTTTCCGATTTGCCTGATATGGATATTTTCGCCGCTAAAACGGCGCCTGTAACAGAAGAGGCCGACCTCCCTTTTGAAAACGGGGGCGCTATTCTTCCCCTTGAAGAAGACGGAGAGGAAATAGAAGTTTTTGTAAGGGAAACATTTGAAGAAGAGAGTTGCACGCCCGTAAAAAATGAAGAACCGTCTGAATTTGCAGCGCAGCAATACGCGCAGGAAAGCGAAGTTAAAGAGGCGGAAGATTTTTCCGATGACGAGGAAATAAAAGATACGGACGAAGACATAACGGATACCGACGAAAAATAA
- a CDS encoding glycogen synthase: MNIVLAASEAFPFCKTGGLADVTGSLAKELSKHKGNRVILFLPHYRNINRVASLKVVPGTFLIPIGDRLETASLSYISWGNVLVFFINNTKYFDRPELYRTAAGDYFDNDERFIFFNRAVLESCKFIGYRPDIIHAHDWQAGLLPAYLKTVYKTDAFFTRTRSLFTIHNMAYQGQYPYSTFIKTGFHTVDYVPERFEYYGGISYLKSGIVYADYVNTVSPNYAKEITLDEKMGFGMEGLLRSRQDTFCGILNGLDTGVWDPEHDPLIPYSYESFSPVKGKAACKQFLQNMLGLEVSPSKPLVGIVSRMDYQKGLDLIPGVVNKYKDKVQFVVVGTGDSGMEKAFMALAKNNVGKVAYVAKVDEELAHRVYAGSDIFLMPSRFEPCGLSQMISMRYGTVPIVSRVGGLLDTVKGYDGITKYATGFFILEFSETGIERSLDYALKYYQDKRCWGMLIKNGMEKDFSWTKSAQEYQDLYKKIISK, from the coding sequence ATGAATATAGTTTTAGCCGCGAGTGAAGCTTTTCCTTTTTGTAAAACGGGCGGATTGGCCGATGTTACCGGCTCGCTCGCTAAAGAGCTGTCAAAACATAAAGGAAACAGAGTTATTTTATTTCTGCCCCATTATAGAAATATTAACAGGGTAGCGTCTCTTAAGGTTGTTCCTGGCACCTTTTTAATACCCATAGGCGACCGCTTGGAAACGGCCTCCCTTTCCTATATAAGCTGGGGAAATGTTTTGGTGTTTTTTATTAATAACACAAAATATTTTGACCGTCCGGAATTGTACCGCACCGCGGCGGGCGATTATTTTGATAATGACGAAAGATTTATATTTTTTAACCGCGCTGTATTGGAATCGTGTAAGTTTATAGGCTACAGGCCGGATATTATTCACGCGCATGACTGGCAGGCCGGGCTTTTACCCGCGTATCTTAAAACTGTTTATAAGACGGATGCTTTTTTTACCCGCACACGCAGTTTGTTTACCATTCATAATATGGCTTACCAGGGGCAGTACCCGTACTCAACATTCATTAAAACAGGTTTTCATACTGTTGATTATGTGCCTGAGCGTTTTGAATATTACGGCGGCATAAGCTATTTAAAAAGCGGCATTGTATACGCGGATTATGTTAATACCGTAAGCCCTAATTACGCTAAAGAAATTACTTTAGACGAAAAAATGGGTTTTGGCATGGAAGGCCTTTTGCGATCAAGACAAGATACTTTTTGCGGCATTTTAAACGGACTTGATACCGGAGTGTGGGACCCTGAGCATGACCCCCTTATCCCTTATTCATACGAAAGTTTCTCGCCTGTTAAAGGCAAAGCGGCCTGTAAACAATTTTTACAAAACATGCTCGGACTTGAGGTAAGCCCTTCCAAGCCTTTAGTGGGTATAGTGTCTAGAATGGACTACCAGAAAGGGCTTGATCTTATACCGGGCGTGGTTAATAAATATAAAGATAAAGTGCAGTTTGTTGTAGTAGGCACAGGCGATTCGGGTATGGAAAAGGCTTTTATGGCTTTAGCTAAAAATAATGTGGGTAAAGTGGCCTACGTCGCTAAAGTGGACGAAGAGCTTGCCCACAGGGTTTACGCTGGTTCCGATATATTTTTAATGCCGTCCCGTTTTGAACCGTGCGGTTTAAGCCAAATGATTTCAATGCGTTACGGCACCGTGCCCATAGTTTCGCGTGTGGGCGGGTTGCTTGATACCGTAAAAGGTTATGACGGCATTACCAAATACGCTACGGGATTTTTTATCTTGGAATTTAGCGAAACGGGCATTGAAAGAAGCCTTGATTACGCTTTAAAATATTACCAGGATAAACGCTGCTGGGGAATGCTTATAAAAAACGGTATGGAAAAAGATTTTTCCTGGACAAAAAGCGCTCAGGAATATCAGGATTTGTACAAAAAAATTATTTCAAAATAA
- a CDS encoding threonine synthase gives MKKILNLQCINCGKEYKTSATDFLCLSCGSNLEVNYDYKLISKRFKIENFKDKKRFDMWRYIDLLPVNDFDKLPYVQVGWTPMYDHKELADELGISKLLIKDEGRNPTGSIKDRGSAVSVARALELGLDIIADASTGNASDSLACLTAGLDIKTIVFTTKDAPYPKLTQLFVYGADVFTVDGTYDDAFELCKKAVEEYGWYSRAAGYNPFTREGKKTCSFEICEQLNWEAPDKVLVAVGDGTILSGMWKGFVDFQKLGILEKMPQMIAVQAEGSDAIKRAFENKGEVTAVKAHTIADSILVNYPRDAQLAVQALQESDGYAVTVTDEEILAAIPEFARKANIFAEPAGAAVYAALKKLAEEGKIEQDETVAIVIGGNGLKDTYSYAKNIQKAEVISKDFEAFKITAKEKGLIKTDK, from the coding sequence ATGAAAAAGATACTAAACTTACAATGTATAAATTGCGGTAAAGAATATAAAACAAGCGCAACGGACTTTCTTTGTTTATCCTGCGGGAGCAACCTGGAAGTCAATTATGATTATAAGTTAATTTCTAAACGTTTTAAAATAGAGAATTTTAAAGATAAAAAACGCTTTGATATGTGGCGTTATATAGATTTGCTGCCCGTTAACGATTTTGATAAACTGCCCTATGTGCAAGTAGGCTGGACGCCGATGTACGACCACAAAGAACTTGCAGATGAACTTGGTATATCAAAACTTTTAATTAAGGACGAAGGACGCAACCCCACAGGTTCAATCAAAGACCGCGGCAGCGCGGTGTCTGTGGCAAGAGCTTTGGAACTTGGATTAGATATAATAGCGGACGCTTCCACAGGCAACGCAAGTGATTCTTTGGCCTGTTTAACCGCCGGTTTAGATATTAAAACAATTGTTTTTACAACCAAAGATGCGCCGTATCCCAAACTTACTCAGCTTTTTGTGTATGGGGCGGATGTCTTTACCGTAGACGGCACTTATGACGATGCTTTTGAGCTTTGCAAAAAAGCGGTTGAAGAATACGGCTGGTATTCCAGGGCGGCGGGGTATAATCCTTTTACAAGGGAAGGCAAGAAAACATGCTCGTTTGAAATATGCGAGCAGCTCAACTGGGAAGCCCCGGATAAAGTGCTTGTCGCCGTGGGCGATGGGACTATTTTAAGCGGTATGTGGAAAGGTTTTGTTGATTTTCAAAAACTTGGTATTTTGGAAAAAATGCCGCAAATGATAGCTGTGCAAGCAGAAGGCAGCGACGCTATAAAAAGAGCTTTTGAAAACAAAGGCGAGGTTACCGCCGTTAAAGCGCATACGATAGCTGACAGTATTTTAGTTAATTACCCGCGTGACGCGCAGCTTGCGGTTCAGGCTTTGCAGGAATCAGACGGGTACGCCGTTACGGTAACGGATGAAGAAATACTTGCCGCTATACCCGAGTTTGCCAGAAAGGCCAACATTTTTGCCGAACCGGCGGGCGCGGCTGTTTACGCCGCTCTTAAAAAATTAGCGGAGGAAGGTAAAATAGAACAGGATGAAACCGTTGCTATTGTTATAGGCGGCAACGGACTTAAAGACACGTATTCTTACGCTAAAAACATACAGAAAGCGGAAGTAATTTCAAAAGATTTTGAAGCATTTAAAATAACGGCCAAAGAAAAAGGGCTTATAAAAACAGATAAATAA
- the nusB gene encoding transcription antitermination factor NusB, translated as MGNRRLAREHALQTLYYADTGKTQGKDINEYKEDFKDSLDAAGFEFCSGIIDGALEHQAELDKIISAYAKNWSLNRMSVVDRSILRMAAYEMLFSPENTPVAAVIDEAIELAKKFSTENSSRFINGLLDQIKKERKNGQN; from the coding sequence ATGGGTAACAGAAGACTTGCAAGAGAACATGCCTTACAAACGCTTTACTACGCCGATACCGGCAAAACGCAGGGCAAGGACATTAATGAGTATAAAGAAGATTTTAAAGACAGCCTTGACGCCGCCGGCTTTGAGTTCTGTTCAGGCATAATTGACGGCGCTTTGGAGCATCAGGCCGAGCTTGATAAAATAATTTCCGCTTATGCGAAAAACTGGTCGCTCAACCGCATGAGCGTGGTTGACCGCTCCATACTTCGTATGGCCGCTTACGAGATGCTGTTTTCACCGGAAAACACGCCCGTCGCCGCCGTTATAGACGAAGCTATTGAGCTCGCAAAAAAATTCTCTACGGAAAATTCAAGCCGCTTTATTAACGGTCTTTTAGACCAAATTAAGAAAGAGCGCAAGAATGGACAAAATTAA
- a CDS encoding alkaline phosphatase: protein MKKIYTVAILMFCAVFIFAQNPKNVKNIILVIGDGFGPQEVGLMAQYARYAPSSPYADRQSNLEKFFNKSNVGLALTNPKNFLVTDSACSGTQIATGHFSSPESVGVDYQGNAQKTILEYAKEAGKSTGLITTVYLQDATPAVFAAHQPNRNKKAEIASDMVNTGVDVMLGGGRKYFAPIAGQIEALGYKIINSRVELENIELEKGKKLLGVFAENEIPFVIMNDISAPSLTQMTEKALDILSQNEKGFFIMVEAGRIDWALHANDAASSLYEILELDETLGYLLKWAEKRNDTLVILTADHETGGFGFNYHKLKGERLTKAKESGEVLYGSGTDYVSPEVFEKIMKQKTLLYNVEKEFNALPKRKQKSKTLGKMLSDVVGYQLAGEIYKDCKTFSCALKNYNNSLGIVWSTGAHTATPVEVAAWGPTQANYSGLYHTTDLNKKMRKSFGFEVK, encoded by the coding sequence ATGAAAAAAATATACACTGTTGCAATACTTATGTTTTGCGCTGTTTTTATCTTTGCGCAAAATCCTAAAAATGTAAAAAACATTATTTTAGTTATTGGCGACGGCTTTGGCCCCCAGGAAGTAGGTTTAATGGCGCAGTACGCGCGTTACGCTCCGTCCTCGCCTTATGCGGACAGGCAGTCAAACCTTGAAAAGTTTTTTAATAAATCTAATGTAGGCTTAGCGCTTACCAATCCGAAAAATTTTTTAGTAACTGATTCCGCCTGTTCCGGCACTCAAATCGCGACAGGACATTTTTCTTCTCCTGAATCAGTGGGTGTTGACTACCAGGGTAATGCGCAAAAAACAATTTTGGAATACGCTAAAGAAGCGGGTAAAAGCACAGGTCTTATAACCACAGTATATTTACAAGACGCAACGCCCGCTGTTTTTGCCGCGCACCAGCCCAACAGAAATAAAAAAGCGGAAATAGCTTCCGACATGGTAAATACGGGCGTGGATGTTATGCTTGGAGGCGGAAGGAAATATTTTGCGCCGATAGCGGGTCAAATTGAAGCTTTAGGCTATAAAATTATAAACAGCAGAGTTGAATTAGAAAACATTGAACTTGAAAAAGGCAAAAAACTTTTAGGCGTATTTGCTGAAAATGAAATCCCTTTTGTGATTATGAATGATATTTCCGCACCTTCTCTTACTCAAATGACTGAAAAAGCGCTTGATATTTTAAGCCAAAATGAAAAAGGTTTTTTTATTATGGTTGAAGCGGGCAGGATTGACTGGGCTCTTCACGCTAATGACGCGGCTTCTTCTTTGTATGAAATTTTAGAGTTAGACGAAACTTTAGGATATCTGTTAAAATGGGCTGAAAAAAGAAATGATACTTTGGTAATATTAACGGCCGACCATGAAACCGGCGGTTTTGGTTTTAATTACCATAAATTAAAAGGTGAAAGACTTACAAAAGCAAAAGAAAGCGGCGAAGTGCTTTACGGCTCGGGCACTGATTATGTAAGCCCCGAGGTTTTTGAAAAAATAATGAAACAAAAAACATTGCTTTATAATGTTGAAAAAGAGTTTAACGCTTTACCCAAAAGAAAACAAAAAAGCAAAACTTTGGGCAAAATGTTAAGCGATGTTGTAGGCTACCAATTAGCCGGGGAAATTTACAAAGACTGTAAAACTTTTAGCTGCGCTTTAAAAAATTACAACAATTCTTTAGGTATAGTTTGGTCTACCGGCGCGCATACGGCTACGCCCGTTGAAGTCGCCGCGTGGGGGCCTACGCAAGCCAATTACAGCGGCCTTTACCATACTACGGATTTAAATAAGAAAATGCGTAAGAGTTTTGGTTTTGAGGTTAAATAA
- the ligA gene encoding NAD-dependent DNA ligase LigA, giving the protein MDKIKKEIEDLRSKINYHNNLYYNLDNAEISDAEYDGLYARLKFLEAMNPDYADAASPTQKIGGAASRVFTSVTHASQMMSLDNTYSSEEVLRWHERCVKSLGHGNFEMVAEAKIDGVSCSLTYEGGVLTVAATRGDGKTGEDVTANIKTIKTIPHNISFKNKIEIRGEIYIEKADLKRLNEIQENEGENIFANTRNAAAGSIRQKNAEISASRPLKFFAHSFGYGDVDVKGFAEFMDLCKSWGFSVTPNRIRTADINEITSFYKRFEELRAGLPYDVDGIVVKINSFAEQKILGVTAKSPRWAIAFKYKPPQGKTVVNKIIFSVGRTGIITPVAELEPVAVAGVIISNATLHNFDEIKRLGVKEGDTVIVERAGEVIPKILNVVKDGGGNEVKAPKNCPSCGSKVYRYEDEVAIRCINPACPAQIKGHLLHFVSRAAMDIDGFGEAVVEQVVEKKYVKDFADIYNLKAEQLLTLDLFKDKKVNNLLLAVEASKKRSLSRVLYAFGIRHVGQKTGEILANHFEDIENMLAASLEDFQKINEIGPVVGQSVYDFMQSAKGKEEIARLKTAGVNFTQPKVQLAGNELLGKTLVFTGELNMPRTQAEALAKAHGGKVSGSVSSKTSYVVAGADAGSKLTKAQSLGVSVISEEEFLNLIK; this is encoded by the coding sequence ATGGACAAAATTAAAAAAGAGATAGAAGATTTAAGAAGCAAAATCAACTATCATAATAACCTTTACTACAATTTGGACAATGCCGAAATTTCGGATGCGGAGTATGACGGTTTATACGCCAGGCTGAAATTTTTGGAAGCCATGAACCCCGACTATGCGGACGCCGCGTCGCCCACACAAAAAATAGGGGGCGCTGCTTCGCGCGTTTTTACGTCTGTTACGCACGCTTCGCAAATGATGTCCTTAGACAACACCTATTCCTCCGAAGAGGTTTTGCGCTGGCATGAACGCTGCGTAAAAAGTTTGGGCCACGGAAATTTTGAAATGGTGGCCGAGGCTAAAATTGACGGCGTTTCCTGCTCGCTTACTTATGAAGGCGGCGTTTTAACGGTTGCCGCCACAAGGGGCGACGGCAAAACAGGTGAGGATGTTACCGCAAATATTAAAACAATAAAAACAATTCCGCATAATATTTCTTTTAAAAATAAAATAGAAATACGGGGCGAGATTTATATAGAAAAAGCGGACTTAAAGCGGCTTAATGAAATACAGGAAAACGAAGGGGAAAATATTTTTGCCAACACCCGTAACGCCGCGGCGGGCAGCATAAGGCAAAAAAACGCGGAAATAAGCGCCTCGCGCCCTTTAAAATTTTTCGCCCATTCATTCGGTTACGGCGATGTTGATGTTAAAGGTTTTGCGGAGTTTATGGATTTATGTAAATCATGGGGATTTTCGGTTACGCCAAATAGAATAAGAACGGCGGATATTAATGAAATAACGAGTTTTTATAAAAGGTTTGAGGAACTAAGGGCGGGTTTGCCCTATGACGTTGACGGCATTGTCGTTAAAATAAACAGTTTTGCCGAGCAAAAAATTTTAGGCGTTACCGCCAAAAGCCCTCGCTGGGCGATAGCTTTTAAATATAAACCGCCGCAGGGCAAAACAGTTGTAAATAAAATAATTTTTTCAGTGGGAAGGACGGGTATTATTACTCCGGTTGCCGAGTTAGAACCTGTTGCCGTGGCGGGCGTTATAATTTCAAACGCTACTCTTCATAATTTTGATGAAATAAAACGCCTTGGCGTAAAAGAGGGGGACACTGTTATTGTAGAGCGCGCGGGGGAAGTTATACCCAAAATTCTTAATGTTGTTAAAGACGGCGGCGGCAATGAAGTTAAGGCTCCTAAAAACTGTCCTTCCTGCGGTTCTAAAGTTTACCGGTATGAGGATGAAGTTGCCATAAGATGCATAAACCCCGCCTGCCCGGCGCAGATAAAGGGGCATTTGCTTCATTTTGTTTCGCGCGCGGCCATGGATATTGACGGTTTTGGCGAAGCCGTGGTCGAGCAGGTTGTTGAAAAAAAATATGTTAAAGATTTTGCCGATATCTACAATTTAAAAGCGGAGCAGCTTTTAACGCTGGACCTTTTTAAAGATAAAAAAGTAAATAATCTTTTATTGGCGGTGGAAGCTTCTAAAAAACGTTCTTTAAGCCGTGTTCTGTACGCTTTCGGCATAAGGCACGTAGGCCAGAAAACGGGTGAGATACTCGCCAACCATTTTGAGGATATTGAAAATATGCTTGCCGCTTCTTTAGAAGACTTTCAAAAAATAAATGAAATAGGCCCGGTGGTAGGTCAAAGTGTTTATGATTTTATGCAAAGCGCAAAAGGCAAAGAAGAAATTGCCAGGCTTAAAACGGCTGGCGTTAATTTCACGCAGCCTAAAGTGCAACTGGCTGGTAATGAGCTTTTGGGCAAAACGCTTGTTTTTACGGGTGAACTCAATATGCCCAGAACGCAGGCCGAAGCGCTTGCCAAAGCGCACGGGGGCAAAGTGTCGGGCTCGGTTTCTTCCAAAACAAGTTATGTCGTGGCCGGAGCGGACGCCGGCAGCAAACTTACCAAGGCTCAAAGCTTAGGCGTAAGCGTGATAAGTGAAGAGGAATTTTTAAATTTGATAAAATAA
- a CDS encoding site-2 protease family protein gives MNLNWIAFPILFLSIVLHEVAHGYTAFKRGDDTAYHLGRLTLNPIPHVDPVGSIIIPLLCYFSGMPVFGWAKPVPINMARLEHPNSDMGKVSLAGPMTNVLIALIAALALKIALITTNNFTSVGPQHAQLAGIFVLTMFLFMQINIMLAVFNMMPILPLDGGRVLMSILPHNLQLKYGHTERYGMMVVIIFIVIGGARFIVWPIAGLILKLIEISFGLQPVFGLLR, from the coding sequence ATGAATTTAAACTGGATTGCATTTCCCATTTTGTTTTTATCAATTGTGCTTCATGAAGTGGCGCACGGGTATACGGCCTTTAAACGGGGCGACGACACCGCGTACCATTTAGGCCGCCTTACGCTTAACCCGATACCGCACGTGGATCCGGTAGGGTCAATTATAATCCCTTTGCTTTGTTATTTTTCGGGGATGCCTGTTTTCGGCTGGGCAAAACCCGTGCCTATTAATATGGCAAGGTTAGAACACCCCAATTCCGACATGGGCAAAGTTTCTTTAGCGGGGCCCATGACAAACGTGCTTATTGCGCTTATAGCGGCGCTCGCTTTAAAAATAGCTCTTATAACCACAAATAATTTTACGTCAGTCGGGCCGCAACACGCGCAGTTGGCTGGTATTTTTGTTTTAACGATGTTTCTTTTTATGCAAATTAATATTATGCTTGCCGTTTTTAATATGATGCCTATTTTGCCGTTAGACGGCGGCAGGGTTTTAATGTCAATTTTGCCGCATAACCTGCAGTTAAAATACGGGCACACTGAACGTTACGGCATGATGGTTGTTATAATTTTTATAGTTATTGGCGGGGCAAGGTTTATTGTTTGGCCTATAGCCGGTTTAATTTTAAAATTAATTGAAATTTCTTTCGGGCTACAGCCTGTATTTGGTTTATTGAGGTAA
- a CDS encoding permease-like cell division protein FtsX codes for MEKSARVRDLEASLNACQMTQTASKGYKRVFFLTLFVALLLQAFCFFYMQVRTVSETLIADFKIILTVSHGVTPARINEIGDALSANVDVVSLKFISADDGFQIIKEQNPKLAENFVFLGRKPMAEYFELTLSENALPEASAWITENIVKQIPDVTPHYKEEQALAAAYASNIVRALNLIAALTLVVLFSFVFFVEGYSIKTPGVRWPSVFIGILSFGISLGVFYGLLQPLKTIAGDFFVFTILEVQCIILFITALLGWVLSKWKRF; via the coding sequence ATGGAAAAATCGGCCAGAGTAAGGGACTTGGAAGCTTCCCTAAACGCTTGCCAGATGACGCAGACAGCCTCAAAAGGATATAAGAGGGTATTTTTCTTAACTTTGTTTGTGGCGCTTCTGTTACAGGCTTTTTGTTTCTTTTATATGCAGGTAAGAACGGTAAGCGAAACGCTTATAGCGGACTTTAAAATTATTCTTACCGTAAGCCACGGCGTTACGCCCGCAAGAATAAATGAAATCGGCGACGCGCTGAGCGCTAACGTTGATGTTGTAAGCTTAAAGTTTATTTCCGCGGATGACGGATTTCAAATAATAAAGGAACAAAACCCTAAACTCGCGGAAAATTTTGTTTTTTTAGGCCGCAAACCCATGGCTGAATATTTTGAACTTACTTTGAGCGAAAACGCTTTGCCTGAAGCTTCGGCCTGGATTACGGAAAATATAGTAAAGCAAATACCTGACGTTACGCCTCATTATAAAGAGGAACAGGCGCTTGCGGCGGCTTATGCTTCAAACATTGTGCGTGCGCTTAATTTAATAGCGGCGCTTACGCTTGTGGTTCTGTTCTCTTTTGTGTTTTTTGTTGAAGGATACAGTATCAAAACGCCGGGAGTGCGCTGGCCTTCGGTTTTTATAGGTATTTTATCTTTTGGTATTTCCTTAGGCGTATTTTACGGGCTTCTACAGCCTTTAAAAACTATAGCGGGCGACTTTTTTGTTTTTACAATATTAGAAGTGCAGTGCATAATTTTGTTTATTACGGCTCTTTTGGGATGGGTTTTATCTAAATGGAAAAGATTTTAA